A stretch of Rhodoferax potami DNA encodes these proteins:
- a CDS encoding cysteine hydrolase, with product MTTYDLLIIDPQNDFLDIAGAALPVPGAGADMQRLADWLVAHAARVRSITVTLDSHASVGVERTTFWLQSNGEPVAPFTVITAADLARGQFKPRNPALQAEVQAYLHALEATGQRQLVVWPVHCVLGTWGHNIHAGLSEALAAWELATGQMVHKVLKGQNPLTEQYSAFKAEVPRADDACTLLNRPLVQSLSAQGATLLIAGEAMSHCVAASVSDLMAVLPVERLAELVLLTDCMSPVAGFEAAAQDFLARATAAGLQATTLSALA from the coding sequence ATGACTACCTACGACCTGCTCATCATCGATCCGCAAAACGACTTTCTAGACATTGCTGGAGCCGCTTTGCCGGTGCCGGGTGCTGGCGCGGACATGCAGCGCCTGGCCGATTGGTTGGTGGCTCACGCCGCCCGGGTACGCAGCATCACCGTCACCTTGGACTCTCACGCCAGCGTGGGCGTTGAGCGCACTACGTTTTGGCTGCAGTCCAACGGCGAGCCGGTCGCGCCGTTCACGGTAATCACCGCCGCAGACCTGGCCCGCGGCCAATTCAAGCCGCGCAATCCGGCGCTGCAGGCCGAGGTGCAGGCCTATCTGCACGCCCTGGAGGCCACCGGTCAACGCCAGCTGGTGGTCTGGCCGGTGCACTGCGTGCTGGGTACCTGGGGCCACAACATTCACGCCGGCTTGAGCGAAGCTTTGGCCGCTTGGGAGCTGGCGACCGGCCAGATGGTGCACAAGGTGCTCAAGGGCCAGAACCCGCTGACCGAGCAGTACAGCGCCTTCAAGGCAGAGGTTCCGCGGGCAGATGACGCATGCACCTTGCTGAATCGGCCTTTGGTCCAGTCACTGTCTGCGCAGGGCGCTACGCTTTTGATAGCGGGTGAAGCCATGAGCCACTGTGTTGCCGCATCGGTGTCCGACTTGATGGCGGTCCTGCCCGTTGAGCGTTTGGCGGAGTTGGTGCTGTTGACCGATTGCATGAGCCCGGTGGCCGGCTTTGAGGCGGCAGCGCAAGATTTTTTAGCCCGCGCCACCGCGGCAGGCCTGCAGGCAACGACGCTCAGCGCCTTGGCTTGA
- a CDS encoding N-acetylmuramoyl-L-alanine amidase, which translates to MRRRTLLQAGSLVLTLGTAELAKGAAIMTVRVWPAPEYSRVTIESDSALSAKQLFVPNPPRLAVDIQGISLNPALKELVAKVKADDPNIAGIRVGQFTPDIVRLVVDLKHPIRPQVFSLAPVAAYQHRLVLDLYPLAEVDPLDALITDRANEAKAVQQTKAAAQDPLDALIAQHTQRPPVPATAASGTLRPVDAIKTGAARADSTSAGGTKDPQTAEKASTPTDRLIIIALDPGHGGEDPGAIGPGGTREKDVVLKLAHLLRERINAASVNGNAMRAFLTRDADFFVPLSTRVQKARRVQADLFISIHADAFFTPDPQGASVFALSQGGASSSAARWMAAKENKADLIGGLNVKAKDATVQRALLDMSTTAQINDSLKLGGNLLGEIKRVGKLHKPKVEQAAFAVLKAPDIPSVLVEAAFISNPSEEIKLNSDEYQNRLADALMRGIEGYFAKNPPLARNRTTS; encoded by the coding sequence TTGAGGCGCCGCACCCTGCTGCAAGCCGGCAGTCTGGTCTTGACACTGGGCACCGCCGAGCTCGCCAAGGGTGCCGCCATCATGACCGTGCGGGTATGGCCTGCACCGGAGTATTCGCGCGTCACCATCGAGTCCGACTCTGCACTCAGCGCCAAGCAGCTATTTGTGCCCAACCCGCCACGGCTGGCGGTGGATATCCAGGGCATCAGTTTGAACCCGGCGCTCAAAGAGCTGGTCGCCAAGGTGAAGGCGGATGACCCGAACATCGCGGGCATCCGCGTCGGGCAGTTCACCCCGGACATCGTGCGCCTGGTGGTCGACTTGAAGCACCCGATACGGCCGCAAGTGTTCAGCCTGGCGCCTGTGGCGGCTTACCAGCACCGCTTGGTGCTGGACCTGTACCCGCTGGCCGAGGTCGATCCGCTCGATGCCCTGATCACCGACCGTGCCAACGAGGCCAAGGCCGTTCAGCAGACCAAGGCAGCAGCGCAAGACCCCTTGGATGCCCTGATTGCCCAGCACACCCAGCGCCCGCCTGTGCCGGCTACTGCTGCCAGCGGCACCCTGCGACCGGTAGACGCTATCAAAACAGGAGCTGCCCGCGCAGACTCCACGAGCGCTGGAGGCACAAAAGACCCCCAAACTGCGGAAAAGGCCAGCACCCCGACCGACCGGCTGATCATCATTGCCCTGGACCCCGGGCATGGTGGCGAAGACCCTGGCGCCATCGGCCCCGGCGGTACCCGGGAAAAAGATGTCGTGCTCAAACTCGCGCACCTGCTGCGCGAACGGATCAACGCCGCCAGCGTCAACGGCAACGCAATGCGCGCGTTTCTGACCCGCGATGCCGACTTCTTTGTGCCCCTGAGCACCCGGGTGCAAAAAGCCCGGCGGGTGCAGGCAGACTTGTTCATCAGCATCCATGCCGATGCGTTTTTCACCCCGGACCCGCAGGGAGCCAGCGTGTTCGCTTTGAGCCAGGGCGGCGCGTCGAGCAGCGCTGCGCGGTGGATGGCTGCCAAAGAAAACAAGGCGGATTTGATTGGCGGCCTCAACGTCAAAGCCAAAGACGCCACGGTGCAGCGCGCCTTGCTCGACATGAGCACCACTGCACAAATCAATGACAGCTTGAAACTCGGTGGCAACCTGTTGGGCGAGATCAAACGGGTCGGCAAGCTGCACAAACCCAAAGTTGAACAGGCCGCGTTTGCGGTGCTCAAGGCGCCAGACATTCCGAGTGTGCTGGTCGAGGCTGCGTTCATCAGCAACCCCAGCGAAGAGATCAAGCTCAATAGCGACGAATACCAAAACCGCCTGGCTGACGCCTTGATGCGCGGCATTGAAGGCTACTTCGCCAAAAACCCGCCCCTCGCACGCAACCGCACTACCAGCTAA
- the queG gene encoding tRNA epoxyqueuosine(34) reductase QueG gives MVAQIQGWARELGFSQIGVAGVDLSSAEAGLLAWLSHGFHGGMGYMAHHGLKRARPAELVPGTVSVITARMDYLPRGTEDGWADAELARLQRPGEGIVSVYARGRDYHKVLRNRLQQLADRMAAHMGPLGYRVFTDSAPVLEAELASRSGQGWRGKHTLLLNREAGSMFFLGEVYLDVALPPSAPVEAHCGSCSACISACPTQAIVAPHRLDARRCVSYLTIEHDGPIPLEMRPLIGNRIYGCDDCQVVCPWNKFAKRSTLPDFDARHGLTGSALATLMDWTEDTFLRNTEGSPIRRIGHVRWLRNVAVAMGNALQGSALSTPERAVLVQSLQRRISHPDPLVQEHVLWALQLPALTPTPS, from the coding sequence ATGGTCGCTCAGATACAGGGCTGGGCCCGGGAACTCGGATTCTCCCAAATTGGCGTGGCCGGTGTGGATTTGTCCTCTGCGGAGGCCGGATTATTAGCATGGTTGTCGCACGGTTTCCACGGTGGCATGGGCTACATGGCGCACCACGGGCTGAAACGCGCCCGTCCTGCCGAATTGGTGCCCGGCACGGTGAGTGTGATTACTGCGCGCATGGACTACCTGCCGCGCGGCACAGAAGACGGCTGGGCCGACGCCGAGCTGGCCCGCTTGCAACGCCCGGGTGAGGGCATTGTGTCGGTCTACGCGCGCGGCCGTGACTATCACAAGGTTTTGCGCAACCGCCTCCAACAATTGGCCGACCGCATGGCGGCCCATATGGGCCCCTTGGGTTACCGGGTGTTCACCGACAGCGCGCCGGTGCTGGAAGCTGAGCTTGCCAGCCGCAGCGGGCAGGGCTGGCGCGGCAAGCACACCTTGCTGCTCAACCGCGAAGCGGGCTCTATGTTTTTTCTAGGCGAGGTGTATTTGGATGTGGCGCTCCCGCCAAGTGCGCCGGTCGAGGCGCACTGTGGCAGTTGCAGCGCCTGTATCAGTGCCTGCCCGACGCAGGCCATCGTGGCTCCCCACCGTTTGGATGCGCGGCGCTGTGTGTCTTACCTGACCATCGAACACGATGGCCCGATTCCGCTCGAGATGCGCCCCCTTATTGGCAACCGCATTTACGGTTGTGACGACTGCCAGGTGGTGTGCCCCTGGAACAAGTTTGCCAAGCGCAGCACTTTGCCCGACTTTGATGCCCGGCACGGCCTCACCGGCAGTGCACTAGCCACGCTGATGGACTGGACCGAAGACACCTTTTTGCGCAACACCGAGGGCAGCCCGATTCGGCGCATCGGCCATGTGCGCTGGCTGCGCAATGTGGCCGTGGCCATGGGCAATGCCTTGCAGGGCAGTGCGCTTTCGACACCTGAGCGCGCGGTGCTGGTCCAGTCCTTACAGCGCCGCATCAGCCACCCAGACCCTCTGGTGCAAGAACATGTCCTCTGGGCGCTTCAGTTACCGGCCTTAACCCCAACACCCTCCTAA
- a CDS encoding tripartite tricarboxylate transporter substrate binding protein BugE, which produces MLKRRLILACSLVAASGVSMAQTYPNKLIKLQVPFAPGGTTDIIARIIADPLGKVLGQSVIVENKAGGGGVVGANETAKSTPDGYSLGIATVSTVAANPAINPKNPYNPLTDFSPIINIAATPNVIAVHPTFPAKDYKAFLAEIKKNPGKYSYASSGTGGIGHMQTELFKSLTGAFITHIPYRGAGPALNDTVGGQVPLIFDNLPSALPFINSNKLVPIVVAAPQRLSQLPNVPTFKEVGLEPVNRMAFYGIYGPKGLPKDVIDKINAGVKKVLEDPVVRKRIEDTGSLVVGNSPEQFAEQIKAEFEVYKKVVDSAKLRLD; this is translated from the coding sequence ATGTTGAAACGTCGTTTGATTCTGGCCTGCAGCCTGGTCGCTGCCTCTGGTGTGAGCATGGCCCAGACCTACCCCAATAAATTGATCAAGTTGCAGGTGCCGTTTGCTCCCGGCGGCACAACCGACATCATTGCCCGCATCATCGCCGACCCGCTGGGCAAAGTACTCGGCCAGAGTGTCATTGTGGAAAACAAGGCCGGTGGCGGCGGTGTAGTGGGAGCCAACGAAACCGCCAAATCAACACCCGATGGTTATTCGCTGGGTATTGCCACCGTGTCTACCGTGGCTGCAAACCCTGCCATTAACCCGAAAAACCCCTACAACCCGCTCACCGATTTCTCGCCCATCATCAACATTGCGGCAACGCCCAATGTGATCGCGGTGCACCCCACGTTCCCAGCCAAAGACTACAAAGCGTTTTTGGCTGAGATCAAGAAAAATCCGGGCAAATATTCCTATGCATCCTCGGGCACCGGTGGCATTGGCCACATGCAGACGGAGTTGTTCAAGAGCTTGACCGGCGCTTTCATCACCCACATTCCCTACCGCGGAGCAGGCCCGGCACTGAATGACACCGTGGGAGGGCAAGTGCCCCTGATTTTCGACAATCTGCCATCCGCATTGCCGTTTATCAATTCCAACAAGTTGGTCCCCATTGTGGTGGCTGCGCCCCAGCGCTTGAGCCAGTTGCCCAACGTGCCCACCTTCAAAGAGGTGGGGCTGGAGCCTGTGAACCGCATGGCGTTTTATGGCATCTACGGCCCCAAAGGCCTGCCCAAAGACGTGATCGACAAAATCAATGCTGGCGTGAAAAAAGTGCTAGAGGACCCGGTGGTGCGCAAACGCATTGAGGACACCGGCTCCCTGGTGGTGGGCAATTCACCCGAGCAGTTTGCAGAACAAATCAAAGCGGAGTTTGAGGTCTACAAAAAGGTCGTGGACTCTGCCAAGCTGCGTCTGGATTGA
- a CDS encoding M14 family zinc carboxypeptidase, with product MPSTNLPALAELDRILQLAGDRVEVRVMHQVASESGALPVYAIAMGNPSPEVPAIGFFGGVHGLERIGTEVVLAFLASLVQRMAWDHTLHQQLQTMRMVFMPLVNPGGMLRGTRANPAGVDLMRNAPIDALEPVPAWVGGQRVSAKLPWYRGALSAPMQPEAQALCDVVESELTHRAFSISIDCHSGFGVRDRLWFPYAHTRQPITHLAEMYVLQRMYRQSYSHHPYVFEPQSLQYLTHGDLWDHLHTRLEDPARQVFLPLTLEMGSWLWIKKNPRQLFSRYGIFNPLIGHRQERVLRRHMALLDFVSRAACSAPSWLPQGSYRHAMHAEALQRWYE from the coding sequence GTGCCATCCACCAACTTGCCCGCGCTGGCAGAACTCGACCGGATATTGCAGCTTGCAGGTGACCGCGTGGAGGTGCGTGTGATGCACCAAGTCGCATCCGAGAGTGGGGCCTTGCCGGTCTATGCGATTGCTATGGGGAACCCGTCCCCCGAGGTGCCCGCCATCGGTTTTTTTGGCGGGGTGCATGGGCTGGAGCGTATTGGTACCGAGGTGGTGCTCGCCTTTCTGGCCAGTTTGGTCCAGCGCATGGCGTGGGACCATACCTTGCACCAGCAATTGCAAACCATGCGTATGGTGTTCATGCCCTTGGTCAATCCGGGGGGCATGTTGCGTGGCACGCGGGCCAACCCCGCAGGTGTAGATCTGATGCGCAATGCCCCGATCGACGCCCTAGAGCCGGTGCCCGCCTGGGTTGGTGGCCAGCGTGTCAGTGCCAAGCTGCCGTGGTACCGCGGTGCACTCTCAGCGCCCATGCAGCCCGAAGCCCAGGCGCTGTGCGATGTCGTGGAGTCGGAGCTGACGCACCGCGCATTCAGCATCTCCATCGACTGCCATTCCGGCTTCGGAGTGCGGGACCGCCTGTGGTTTCCCTATGCGCACACGCGCCAGCCCATCACGCATCTGGCAGAAATGTATGTGCTGCAGCGCATGTACCGGCAGAGTTACAGCCATCACCCCTATGTGTTTGAGCCGCAAAGCCTGCAGTACCTGACCCACGGCGATTTGTGGGACCACTTGCACACCCGGCTGGAAGATCCCGCCCGGCAGGTGTTCCTGCCGCTGACACTCGAGATGGGTTCTTGGCTTTGGATTAAAAAGAATCCCCGGCAACTATTCAGCCGCTATGGGATTTTTAATCCTTTGATCGGACACCGCCAGGAGCGGGTGTTACGGCGCCATATGGCGCTGCTGGATTTCGTCTCGCGGGCCGCCTGCAGCGCGCCGAGCTGGTTGCCCCAAGGCAGCTACCGGCATGCGATGCACGCCGAGGCCTTGCAGCGCTGGTACGAGTAA
- a CDS encoding MBL fold metallo-hydrolase, which translates to MRIKWILGTLLLCLVIGAGTLAWLLSHPPGMEGLQSLRWPTAPAPLAPLKVRFLGVATVLLDDGETALLTDGFFSRPDKLTVFLRKVEPDVQAITEGLQRAGITGSASRLAAVIPLHSHYDHAMDAPEVARQTGALLMGSGSTLMVGQGWGLPPDRMKLVQLGTPYRFGRFTVTLYPALHTPTGFTGGVIEQPLKPPVRATDYLEGQSYAMHIAHDGRTLLITGTAGFVPGALQGVRADVVLLGIGAMGPRSAEHKLAYWNETVRTVGARRVIPIHWDDFWIPSTQPMQPMPRPLDDFEASMAFLEQRGAAEGVNIRLPAAWTPMDVFDGLPR; encoded by the coding sequence ATGCGTATCAAATGGATCCTCGGCACCTTGTTGCTGTGCTTGGTAATCGGAGCCGGCACACTGGCTTGGCTGCTGAGCCACCCACCTGGCATGGAAGGCCTGCAGTCTTTACGTTGGCCCACCGCCCCCGCACCGCTTGCGCCACTCAAAGTCCGGTTTTTGGGCGTTGCCACCGTGTTGCTGGACGACGGCGAGACGGCTCTGTTGACGGACGGATTTTTCTCGCGCCCCGACAAACTCACTGTTTTCTTGCGCAAGGTGGAGCCCGACGTGCAGGCCATCACCGAGGGCTTGCAACGCGCCGGCATTACCGGGAGTGCGAGTCGCTTGGCCGCTGTGATTCCCCTGCACTCGCACTACGACCATGCCATGGACGCGCCCGAAGTGGCGCGCCAAACCGGCGCCCTATTGATGGGTTCAGGCTCTACCCTCATGGTGGGCCAAGGCTGGGGGCTGCCACCTGATCGCATGAAGCTGGTACAGCTCGGCACACCTTACCGCTTCGGCCGGTTCACGGTCACGCTCTACCCTGCGTTGCACACCCCCACCGGCTTTACCGGGGGCGTGATTGAGCAGCCCTTAAAGCCTCCGGTGCGGGCCACCGACTACCTGGAAGGCCAAAGTTACGCCATGCACATAGCGCACGATGGCCGCACTTTGCTGATCACAGGCACCGCAGGCTTTGTACCCGGCGCGCTACAAGGTGTGCGCGCCGATGTGGTGCTGCTCGGAATTGGTGCCATGGGCCCGCGCAGTGCCGAGCACAAACTCGCCTATTGGAATGAAACCGTGCGCACCGTGGGTGCCCGCCGGGTCATCCCCATCCATTGGGACGATTTCTGGATTCCCTCCACACAACCCATGCAGCCCATGCCCCGCCCTCTGGACGACTTTGAGGCGTCCATGGCGTTCCTTGAGCAACGAGGCGCAGCGGAAGGCGTCAACATTCGCTTGCCAGCCGCTTGGACACCCATGGACGTATTTGACGGCCTGCCGCGCTGA
- the xerD gene encoding site-specific tyrosine recombinase XerD, producing the protein MEDTASVDAFIDALWLEEGLSKNTLEAYRRDLRLFAASLKGRPLVQTQEHDVQAYFAARHAETKATTANRRLTVFKRYFRWALREKHIAQDPTLKLQAAKQALRVPKTLSEAQVEALLNAPDTGEALGIRDKTMLELMYASGLRVSELVALRMTQLGLNEGVLRVVGKGSKERLVPFGEVAGLWLQRYLKGPRAELLAGRQSEDVFVTVRGVKAGSAMSRIMFWGLVKRYALMAGIRSPMSPHTLRHAFATHLLNHGADLRAVQMLLGHADISTTTIYTHVARDRLAALHAQHHPRG; encoded by the coding sequence ATGGAGGACACCGCATCGGTGGATGCATTCATCGATGCGTTGTGGCTCGAAGAGGGCCTCTCCAAGAACACCTTGGAGGCCTACCGGCGAGATCTCCGCTTGTTTGCGGCCTCGCTCAAGGGGCGGCCGTTAGTGCAAACCCAAGAGCATGATGTGCAGGCCTATTTTGCGGCCCGGCATGCTGAAACCAAAGCGACTACGGCCAACCGGCGGTTGACTGTTTTCAAGCGCTACTTTCGCTGGGCTTTACGCGAAAAGCATATTGCCCAAGACCCGACCCTCAAGCTGCAGGCTGCCAAGCAGGCTTTGCGGGTTCCCAAAACCCTGAGCGAAGCGCAAGTGGAAGCGCTTTTGAATGCGCCGGACACCGGTGAGGCACTCGGCATCCGGGACAAGACCATGTTGGAGCTGATGTACGCCAGCGGTCTGCGCGTGAGCGAGCTGGTGGCTCTGCGCATGACGCAGCTGGGGCTCAATGAAGGTGTCCTGCGGGTCGTGGGCAAGGGCTCCAAAGAGCGTTTGGTGCCTTTTGGTGAGGTGGCGGGGCTCTGGTTGCAGCGCTACCTGAAAGGGCCGCGCGCAGAGCTTTTGGCCGGACGACAAAGCGAAGATGTGTTTGTGACCGTGCGCGGTGTCAAGGCGGGCAGCGCGATGTCACGCATCATGTTTTGGGGTCTCGTGAAGCGTTATGCGCTGATGGCAGGTATCCGCAGCCCGATGTCACCTCACACCTTGCGGCATGCATTTGCCACCCATTTGCTCAACCATGGGGCGGATCTACGCGCCGTGCAGATGCTTCTGGGCCATGCCGACATCTCCACCACGACCATTTACACCCACGTGGCCCGGGATCGGTTGGCTGCGCTGCACGCCCAGCACCACCCTCGCGGGTAG
- the tsaE gene encoding tRNA (adenosine(37)-N6)-threonylcarbamoyltransferase complex ATPase subunit type 1 TsaE — MSAVDRHHPIVESAAPSIVLEWADEADTVAFAQQWVRAPSLANAFIALHGDLGAGKTTLVRHLLQALGVTGRIKSPTYAVVEPYELPELNIWHFDFYRFNDPREWEEAGFRDIFASPGLKLAEWPNKAASMLPVADVTLHLHTLDDSRREVRLTAGTPAGLLLIQAAQGARA, encoded by the coding sequence TTGAGTGCTGTTGATCGTCACCACCCGATTGTAGAAAGCGCGGCCCCGAGCATCGTCTTGGAATGGGCTGATGAAGCCGACACCGTCGCCTTTGCGCAGCAGTGGGTCCGCGCGCCATCCCTCGCCAACGCATTTATTGCACTGCACGGTGACTTGGGTGCCGGTAAAACCACCCTGGTGCGCCACCTGCTGCAAGCACTGGGGGTGACTGGCCGCATCAAAAGCCCGACCTATGCGGTAGTGGAGCCCTACGAGTTGCCTGAGCTGAACATCTGGCACTTTGACTTTTACCGATTCAATGACCCGCGGGAGTGGGAGGAAGCCGGTTTCCGCGATATTTTTGCCAGCCCCGGCCTCAAACTTGCCGAGTGGCCAAACAAGGCGGCCAGCATGCTGCCGGTGGCTGATGTCACCCTGCATTTGCACACCTTGGATGACAGCCGCCGCGAGGTGCGCCTGACTGCAGGCACCCCTGCGGGCCTGCTACTCATCCAAGCAGCCCAAGGAGCCCGAGCTTGA
- a CDS encoding N-acyl amino acid synthase FeeM domain-containing protein — MELGSNPRLNLSVTHWKEVVMALVERIQAAVARTELLPFKVEIATEAQLDGVIQLRAASYGKHLPELGAKLREPEAADFAYGCEVFVATSKLDGSVLGTLRTHSNVMEPLPLQMSLRLSADFRGQRMVESTRLCIKGTAGSSLVRAALFKAFHRYCLAQKVDLMMATGRRPVNRIYESLLFTDVGQTGVFYPMTFTGGVPHRVMYLAPERAREIYVAAQQPHTDFFFEQIHPDIDITGAKDLSDKLWMCPDPQVIPPSHRSHVATVAGTANSLSQ, encoded by the coding sequence ATGGAACTAGGTAGCAACCCTAGACTGAACCTTTCAGTCACTCATTGGAAGGAGGTTGTTATGGCTCTGGTAGAGAGAATTCAAGCAGCGGTTGCACGAACCGAATTGTTGCCCTTCAAGGTAGAAATTGCCACCGAGGCGCAGCTGGATGGCGTCATCCAACTGCGCGCAGCCTCCTACGGCAAACACCTGCCCGAATTGGGCGCCAAACTGCGAGAGCCTGAAGCCGCCGACTTTGCCTACGGGTGCGAAGTGTTTGTGGCCACCTCCAAACTCGATGGCTCCGTTCTGGGTACTTTGCGGACGCACTCCAATGTGATGGAGCCGTTGCCGTTGCAAATGTCTTTGCGTTTGTCTGCTGATTTCCGCGGCCAGCGAATGGTTGAGTCCACACGACTTTGCATCAAGGGGACCGCAGGATCATCCTTGGTCCGGGCTGCGCTGTTTAAGGCCTTCCACCGATACTGCCTCGCTCAAAAAGTAGATTTAATGATGGCAACGGGGCGGCGGCCGGTCAACCGCATTTACGAAAGCCTACTCTTTACAGACGTGGGGCAAACAGGTGTGTTTTACCCCATGACTTTCACTGGTGGGGTACCGCATCGAGTGATGTACCTCGCGCCAGAGCGGGCCCGCGAAATCTACGTAGCGGCGCAGCAGCCACACACGGACTTTTTCTTTGAGCAAATCCATCCTGATATTGATATCACCGGCGCCAAAGATTTATCAGACAAGCTGTGGATGTGCCCGGACCCGCAAGTGATCCCACCCTCCCACAGATCGCATGTCGCGACCGTTGCAGGCACTGCAAACAGCCTCAGTCAATGA
- a CDS encoding AEC family transporter yields the protein MLTRVNYAQLLFPDFSLILLGYLVCRYTQLNRPLWEKVEALVYYLLFPVLLFHSIVKSPLDLQVASRLMGAGWALGIAAIGLAYVLPHLPGLRRHISGPDHAASAQIAFRFNSFIGLAIAERLAGPQGLQLIAVLIGVCVPLFNVAAVWPMARHAQRSFLSELVRNPLIIATVGGLISNLLGFQMPVWLEPTVTRLGAASLAMGLMAAGAGMQFGALARAKTLAVAVLAIRHVITPAMAWGVSKLFGLDPTQTTILLAFSALPTASSCYVLAARMGYDGAYVAGLVTLSTLLGVVSLPFALGVLRGL from the coding sequence ATGCTCACCCGCGTGAATTACGCCCAGCTACTTTTCCCCGACTTTTCGCTCATTCTCCTCGGCTACCTGGTCTGCCGCTACACCCAGCTCAACCGCCCTCTGTGGGAGAAGGTCGAGGCCTTGGTGTACTACCTGCTGTTTCCGGTTCTGTTGTTTCACTCCATCGTCAAAAGCCCGCTAGATCTGCAAGTCGCCTCGCGGCTGATGGGCGCAGGCTGGGCACTCGGGATCGCGGCTATCGGCCTGGCTTATGTGTTGCCCCACTTGCCCGGGTTGCGACGCCATATCAGCGGCCCGGACCACGCCGCGAGTGCGCAAATCGCCTTCCGCTTCAACTCCTTTATCGGCCTGGCAATTGCTGAGCGCTTGGCGGGCCCACAGGGTCTGCAGCTGATTGCGGTGTTGATCGGGGTCTGTGTGCCTTTGTTCAATGTGGCGGCTGTGTGGCCGATGGCGCGGCATGCCCAACGGAGTTTTCTCAGTGAGCTGGTCCGCAACCCGCTCATCATTGCGACGGTCGGAGGGCTGATCAGTAACCTGCTGGGCTTTCAAATGCCGGTGTGGCTGGAGCCCACGGTGACCCGTTTAGGCGCAGCCTCTCTGGCGATGGGCCTGATGGCGGCCGGTGCGGGCATGCAATTCGGCGCCTTGGCACGGGCCAAGACTTTGGCAGTGGCGGTGCTGGCCATCCGCCATGTCATTACGCCCGCCATGGCGTGGGGAGTGTCCAAGCTCTTCGGCCTGGACCCAACGCAGACTACGATTTTGCTGGCGTTTTCCGCCTTGCCCACCGCCTCTAGCTGCTATGTGTTGGCAGCACGCATGGGCTATGACGGTGCCTATGTGGCGGGCCTGGTGACGCTCTCCACCCTGCTGGGTGTAGTGAGTTTGCCGTTTGCGCTAGGTGTGTTGCGCGGGCTGTAA